A part of Triticum aestivum cultivar Chinese Spring unplaced genomic scaffold, IWGSC CS RefSeq v2.1 scaffold4B_scf_1987, whole genome shotgun sequence genomic DNA contains:
- the LOC123172059 gene encoding proteasome subunit alpha type-5 isoform X2, with amino-acid sequence MFLTRTEYDRGVNTFSPEGRLFQVEYAIEAIKLGSTAIGLMTKDGVVLAVEKRVTSPLLEPSSVEKIMEIDEHVGCAMSGLIADARTLVEHARVETQNHRFSYGEPMTVESTTQAICDLALRFGEGDEESMSRPFGVSLLIAGHDENGPSMYYTDPSGTFWQCNAKAIGSGSEGADSSLQEQYNKELTIAEAETIALSILKQVMEEKVTPNNVDIAKVSPSYHLYTPAEVEAVIARL; translated from the exons ATGTTTCTCACGAG GACGGAGTACGACCGTGGGGTCAACACCTTCTCCCCGGAGGGGCGGCTGTTCCAGGTCGAGTACGCCATTGAGGCCATCAAG TTGGGCTCCACTGCAATCGGCTTGATGACTAAGGATGGTGTTGTACTGGCTGTTGAGAAACGTGTCACCTCACCGCTGCTG GAACCAAGCAGTGTGGAGAAAATCATGGAAATTGATGAGCATGTCGGCTGTGCCATGAGTGGCCTTATTGCTGACGCCAGAACACTGGTTGAGCATGCTCGTGTTGAGACTCAG AATCATAGGTTCTCATATGGGGAGCCAATGACAGTAGAGTCTACCACACAAGCTATCTGTGACTTAGCTTTGCGCTTTGGTGAAGGTGATGAAGAATCAATG TCACGGCCGTTTGGAGTCTCTCTCCTTATTGCCGGTCATGATGAAAATGGACCCAGCAT GTACTACACAGACCCGTCGGGGACCTTCTGGCAGTGCAATGCCAAGGCAATTGGGTCGGGCTCTGAAGGAGCTGATAGCTCATTACAAGAGCAGTACAACAAG GAACTGACCATCGCTGAGGCAGAGACCATAGCCCTTTCTATCCTGAAGCAGGTTATGGAAGAAAAG GTGACCCCGAACAACGTTGACATTGCGAAGGTCTCCCCTAGCTACCACCTCTACACCCCTGCAGAGGTTGAGGCGGTCATCGCGAGGTTGTGA
- the LOC123172059 gene encoding proteasome subunit alpha type-5 isoform X1: protein MFLTRTEYDRGVNTFSPEGRLFQVEYAIEAIKLGSTAIGLMTKDGVVLAVEKRVTSPLLEPSSVEKIMEIDEHVGCAMSGLIADARTLVEHARVETQASYLVILHTCKSCPLLVNFTSYGHKQNHRFSYGEPMTVESTTQAICDLALRFGEGDEESMSRPFGVSLLIAGHDENGPSMYYTDPSGTFWQCNAKAIGSGSEGADSSLQEQYNKELTIAEAETIALSILKQVMEEKVTPNNVDIAKVSPSYHLYTPAEVEAVIARL from the exons ATGTTTCTCACGAG GACGGAGTACGACCGTGGGGTCAACACCTTCTCCCCGGAGGGGCGGCTGTTCCAGGTCGAGTACGCCATTGAGGCCATCAAG TTGGGCTCCACTGCAATCGGCTTGATGACTAAGGATGGTGTTGTACTGGCTGTTGAGAAACGTGTCACCTCACCGCTGCTG GAACCAAGCAGTGTGGAGAAAATCATGGAAATTGATGAGCATGTCGGCTGTGCCATGAGTGGCCTTATTGCTGACGCCAGAACACTGGTTGAGCATGCTCGTGTTGAGACTCAGGCAAGCTATTTGGTTATTTTACATACATGCAAGTCCTGCCCTCTATTGGTTAACTTCACTTCATATGGTCACAAACAGAATCATAGGTTCTCATATGGGGAGCCAATGACAGTAGAGTCTACCACACAAGCTATCTGTGACTTAGCTTTGCGCTTTGGTGAAGGTGATGAAGAATCAATG TCACGGCCGTTTGGAGTCTCTCTCCTTATTGCCGGTCATGATGAAAATGGACCCAGCAT GTACTACACAGACCCGTCGGGGACCTTCTGGCAGTGCAATGCCAAGGCAATTGGGTCGGGCTCTGAAGGAGCTGATAGCTCATTACAAGAGCAGTACAACAAG GAACTGACCATCGCTGAGGCAGAGACCATAGCCCTTTCTATCCTGAAGCAGGTTATGGAAGAAAAG GTGACCCCGAACAACGTTGACATTGCGAAGGTCTCCCCTAGCTACCACCTCTACACCCCTGCAGAGGTTGAGGCGGTCATCGCGAGGTTGTGA